One Drosophila kikkawai strain 14028-0561.14 chromosome 3L, DkikHiC1v2, whole genome shotgun sequence genomic window carries:
- the LOC108070573 gene encoding uncharacterized protein isoform X1 produces MACRWYLEHVTTRDRIDLNHGENLMGRHSCCRISLGQSYDFVSREHVNIIVSESGVIVQEMNSRNGVFINEQRMSGEFKRMPVVEGTIISLGVEGHFTDIPRSYPIFLLRKVATEAEEVVLLSDDDGDTLSNDGNLAQIKPDLGKKMSSTDQEGSCTNLHLPKIPDVKQELVSKTTEEITNIFGEADEAILGGVMDINPYLYNQLNKKSGGTASTSAKIYDGDVIELDTEPDKTVMQPPPPPEIMEVVNVEDDEYDEQFAMSQAVLQEMKTEMASSDDEEDVLAFKNMEDEQGLDSPSSQISYDEIIIEESDDDDLYDKVADWSNKLLSQRAPQAIKMSQAYPQIEDSGSDQENELHFEIKPPTKSLRIDSSSEDESSDVVLCRGPLSPLSTADSTTTDRSCSVRIQSPTGEVSSSADAAQKMSLSKPIDETLEKKDVQEKQDDVWDCGEQPKEPGKKKTARACEEIKEKAKEPINNRNSLTPKREVPVEDVTPVNKGPSPRLLNRSKSCFIDQPDNITKTTKDARGPAIIEAPFMSKNRCKVNNKEKQRVIDRQRFVDYQAEMTAKWHQKPKDKKKDDQVIKEKRREALKKLSDKRKDEENSPSTSNASKRKNCTSVPTISNTNRGEFLTKEIDRGPPAKIAKKVEKPQVPPVKHSIPKRRSTINTPLQQLLAAEDLAKSPEPQGSRRPERKEAQQARNQRTCNRVNFADMERESRRKKQQRRVRFCDKINIIYIESVSGACKPVRKSKDSSKICLSTYSERREWTLKGNYMVNDILHHKRTILTWANQWLKHGSVDAVGETDVLMPIPSDFSGFRHYIKTFLPLMRLELLTTIERDYKNSKPTLDLKVIGIYCEKECYHLVARTKAKPIGKFDLYTLSSGPELSETFASLLAQKTVGGSAWDMTFQICVQVPIEKLKNLKQVTARPVVDSLRVESGALSAIHQLYRSPLCRRILMPTEAVKTLQIPTLAEALAYKGFSKLNKDQEDICLSVYERVIDAMNPSLTLVQGPPGTGKSILLSNLSLQCLYGRASVMLDRKILICAHSNTAVDHMVRALSKAHSAMSRNHFHLLRFGLNEKISQHSRKYSLEAHFKKAREDKLKRLTPENIEILKKQHSDLSAEIQQLKQNSNLKSTYLQQQLEQKQKQLLLISQQLNPPLTPREEYDISKTCLKRAHIVCTTLSSCVKLANYVDFFDICIIDEATQCTEPWTLLPMRFGIKHLVLVGDTQQLPAVVLSKKAIDFGLGNSMFDRIQKSLVKQLNMDQPGGNQLVHTKLFKLSLQYRMHPEICRWPNKYFYDDQLVSADLTSKPSPLIPYCVVNLSYTQDTGSSSANRSISNDEEARFVAKLLAEMDKHMPSQRYSYGLISPYSSQCYALSQVIPQHMNLTPQTVDSYQGLEKDVVIISNARTRGCGFLANYQRLNVALTRPKRCLVICGNFDDLQSVDMWRQLLDDARQRKVYFDLKRDEVNDLRNSLMQKLLVKPL; encoded by the exons ATGGCCTGCCGCTGGTACTTGGAGCACGTGACCACACGCGACCGCATCGATCTGAACCACGGGGAGAACTTGATGGGCCGCCACTCCTGCTGCAGGATTTCGTTAGGTCAAAGCTATGATTTTGTGTCCCGAGAGCATGTAAATATTATCGTGAGCGAATCCGGCGTGATAGTACAGGAGATG AACTCCAGGAACGGCGTCTTCATCAATGAGCAGCGGATGAGTGGCGAGTTCAAACGCATGCCGGTCGTGGAGGGCACCATCATCAGCCTGGGAGTGGAAGGTCACTTCACTGACATACCGCGCAGCTATCCCATCTTCCTGCTGCGGAAGGTGGCTACCGAGGCGGAGGAGGTAGTGCTGTTATCCGACGACGATGGGGATACCCTGTCCAATGATGGTAATCTTGCCCAGATTAAACCGGACTTGGGAAAAAAGATGAGTTCCACAGACCAGGAGGGATCCTGTACCAACTTGCACCTGCCGAAGATTCCCGATGTAAAGCAGGAGCTGGTGAGCAAGACCACCGAGGAGATAACAAATATCTTTGGCGAAGCGGATGAGGCTATTCTTGGTGGCGTTATGGATATAAATCCGTATCTGTACAAccagttaaataaaaaatctggAGGCACTGCCTCAACGAGCGCTAAAATCTACGACGGCGACGTAATAGAACTGGATACGGAGCCTGATAAGACGGTGATGCAGCCACCGCCTCCACCAGAGATCATGGAAGTCGTTAACGTCGAGGACGACGAGTACGACGAGCAGTTCGCCATGTCGCAAGCCGTGCTGCAGGAGATGAAGACCGAAATGGCCTCCAGCGATGACGAGGAAGACGTTCTGGCGTTTAAAAACATGGAAGACGAACAGGGACTGGATTCGCCTTCGTCCCAAATAAGCTACGATGAAATCATTATCGAGGAGAGTGACGACGATGATCTGTACGACAAGGTGGCCGACTGGTCCAACAAACTGCTCAGCCAAAGAGCTCCGCAAGCCATCAAAATGTCGCAAGCTTATCCCCAGATAGAGGACTCGGGCTCGGATCAGGAGAATGAATTGCATTTTGAAATAAAGCCTCCGACGAAGTCACTTCGTATCGATAGTTCCAGCGAGGACGAATCCAGCGACGTGGTTTTATGCAGAG gacCTTTGTCTCCGTTATCCACAGCGGACAGCACAACAACAGACCGCAGCTGCAGCGTTCGTATTCAGTCCCCCACTGGTGAAGTGAGCTCCAGCGCCGACGCTGCTCAAAAGATGTCACTGTCGAAGCCCATAGATGAAACCCTTGAAAAAAAAGATGTGCAGGAAAAGCAGGACGACGTTTGGGATTGCGGCGAACAGCCTAAGGAACCTGGAAAAAAGAAGACAGCTCGTGCCTGTGAAGAAATTAAAGAGAAAGCTAAGGAACCCATAAATAATAGGAATAGCTTAACACCAAAAAGAGAGGTTCCAGTTGAAGATGTAACTCCAGTCAATAAGGGTCCAAGTCCTCGGCTACTAAACCGTTCAAAGTCATGTTTTATAGACCAACCGGATAATATTACCAAGACTACTAAGGATGCCCGCGGTCCTGCCATAATCGAGGCTCCATTTATGTCCAAAAATCGCTGCAAGGTTAACAATAAGGAAAAGCAGAGGGTTATCGATCGCCAGCGCTTTGTTGATTACCAAGCCGAAATGACCGCCAAGTGGCACCAGAAACCAAAGGATAAGAAAAAGGACGACCAAGTGATCAAGGAGAAACGACGAGAGGCTTTGAAGAAGCTGTCTGATAAACGCAAAGATGAGGAGAATAGCCCCTCCACCTCGAACGCAAGTAAAAGGAAGAACTGCACCAGTGTGCCCACCATAAGCAACACAAATCGCGGGGAATTCCTTACCAAAGAGATCGATAGAGGACCTCCAGCCAAAATAGCAAAGAAGGTGGAGAAACCCCAAGTACCTCCGGTTAAGCATTCGATTCCCAAGCGACGCTCCACCATTAATACTCCCTTGCAGCAGCTCCTGGCAGCGGAGGATTTAGCCAAAAGTCCAGAGCCACAAGGCTCCCGGCGGCCTGAACGCAAGGAGGCGCAGCAGGCTAGGAATCAGCGGACATGCAATCGCGTTAACTTTGCTGATATGGAACGTGAAAGCAGAAGGAAGAAACAGCAAAGACGCGTTCGTTTCTGTGACAAAATCAACATTATATATATCGAAAGTGTAAGTGGGGCCTGTAAGCCCGTGCGGAAAAGCAAGGATAGCTCGAAGATCTGCCTCAGCACGTACAGCGAACGACGCGAATGGACGCTCAAGGGGAACTACATGGTGAACGACATCCTCCACCACAAGCGTACCATTCTCACGTGGGCCAACCAGTGGCTGAAGCATGGCAGCGTGGACGCTGTAGGGGAAACGGATGTCCTGATGCCCATTCCCTCCGACTTTAGTGGCTTTCGGCACTACATCAA GACTTTTTTGCCACTGATGAGACTGGAGTTACTGACCACCATTGAAAGGGACTACAAAAACTCGAAGCCTACGCTGGATCTCAAGGTTATTGGCATATATTGCGAGAAGGAGTGCTACCACTTAGTGGCCAGAA CTAAGGCCAAACCCATTGGAAAATTCGATCTTTACACTCTGTCCAGTGGCCCCGAACTAAGCGAAACCTTTGCCAGTCTGTTGGCCCAAAAGACTGTCGGCG GCAGCGCTTGGGACATGACCTTTCAAATTTGTGTACAGGTACCCATAGAGAAGTTGAAAAACCTGAAACAGGTAACCGCTCGTCCGGTGGTGGATAGCCTCCGAGTGGAATCGGGAGCTTTGAGCGCTATCCATCAGCTTTACCGTTCGCCGCTCTGCAGGCGAATCCTGATGCCCACTGAGGCAGTGAAAACCTTACAAATACCCACATTGGCGGAGGCGCTCGCCTACAAGGGATTCAGTAAACTTAACAAGGACCAAGAGGACATTTGCCTCAGTGTCTACGAGAGAGTCATCGACGCCATGAACCCAAGTCTGACACTAGTTCAGGGTCCGCCAGGCACTGGGAAATCCATACTTCTGTCGAATCTCAGCCTTCAGTGTCTGTACGGAAGGGCGTCCGTGATGCTGGACCGAAAGATCTTAATTTGTGCTCATTCTAACACGGCCGTGGATCACATGGTAAGGGCTCTAAGTAAAGCCCACTCCGCCATGAGTCGTAACCACTTCCACCTCCTGCGATTCGggttaaatgaaaaaataagcCAACACTCCCGAAAATATTCACTAGAAGCTCACTTTAAAAAGGCCAGGGAGGACAAGCTGAAGCGTCTAACTCCGGAGAACATTGAGATCTTGAAGAAGCAGCACAGCGACCTGAGTGCCGAGATCCAGCAGCTGAAGCAGAACTCAAATCTCAAGTCCACCTACCTTCAGCAGCAGTTGGAACAGAAACAGAAGCAGCTCCTGCTGATCAGCCAACAACTGAATCCGCCGCTGACGCCAAGGGAGGAGTACGACATTTCCAAGACGTGTCTGAAGCGGGCCCACATCGTCTGCACGACGCTCTCCTCGTGCGTCAAGCTGGCTAACTACGTGGACTTCTTCGACATCTGCATCATCGACGAGGCCACACAGTGCACGGAGCCCTGGACGCTTCTGCCCATGAGATTTGGCATAAAACACCTTGTCCTGGTGGGAGATACCCAGCAGCTGCCGGCGGTGGTGCTGTCCAAGAAGGCCATCGACTTCGGCCTGGGCAACTCCATGTTCGACAGGATCCAAAAGAGTCTGGTGAAGCAGCTGAACATGGACCAGCCGGGCGGCAATCAGCTTGTGCACACCAAACTGTTCAAGCTGAGCTTGCAGTACCGCATGCACCCAGAGATCTGCCGGTGGCCCAACAAGTACTTCTACGACGACCAACTGGTGAGTGCGGATCTGACCTCAAAGCCCTCGCCGCTCATCCCCTACTGCGTGGTCAACCTGAGCTACACGCAGGACACTGGTAGCTCCAGTGCAAACAGGAGCATAAGCAACGACGAGGAGGCTCGCTTCGTGGCTAAGTTGCTGGCGGAGATGGACAAGCACATGCCCAGCCAGCGCTACAGCTACGGCCTGATCTCGCCGTACAGCAGTCAGTGCTACGCCCTGAGCCAGGTGATTCCACAGCACATGAACCTGACGCCGCAGACTGTGGACTCGTACCAGGGATTGGAGAAGGACGTGGTCATCATTTCAAATGCACGCACTCGAGGATGTGGTTTTCTCGCCAACTATCAGCGACTCAATGTGGCTCTAACAAGACCGAAGCGATGCCTGGTTATTTGTGGCAACTTTGATGATCTGCAG TCTGTTGACATGTGGCGACAGTTGCTCGATGATGCCCGCCAACGGAAAGTTTACTTCGATTTGAAGCGCGACGAAGTAAATGATTTGCGAAACTCCCTGATGCAGAAGCTCCTCGTGAAACCTTTGTGA
- the LOC108070573 gene encoding uncharacterized protein isoform X2: protein MACRWYLEHVTTRDRIDLNHGENLMGRHSCCRISLGQSYDFVSREHVNIIVSESGVIVQEMNSRNGVFINEQRMSGEFKRMPVVEGTIISLGVEGHFTDIPRSYPIFLLRKVATEAEEVVLLSDDDGDTLSNDGNLAQIKPDLGKKMSSTDQEGSCTNLHLPKIPDVKQELVSKTTEEITNIFGEADEAILGGVMDINPYLYNQLNKKSGGTASTSAKIYDGDVIELDTEPDKTVMQPPPPPEIMEVVNVEDDEYDEQFAMSQAVLQEMKTEMASSDDEEDVLAFKNMEDEQGLDSPSSQISYDEIIIEESDDDDLYDKVADWSNKLLSQRAPQAIKMSQAYPQIEDSGSDQENELHFEIKPPTKSLRIDSSSEDESSDVVLCRADSTTTDRSCSVRIQSPTGEVSSSADAAQKMSLSKPIDETLEKKDVQEKQDDVWDCGEQPKEPGKKKTARACEEIKEKAKEPINNRNSLTPKREVPVEDVTPVNKGPSPRLLNRSKSCFIDQPDNITKTTKDARGPAIIEAPFMSKNRCKVNNKEKQRVIDRQRFVDYQAEMTAKWHQKPKDKKKDDQVIKEKRREALKKLSDKRKDEENSPSTSNASKRKNCTSVPTISNTNRGEFLTKEIDRGPPAKIAKKVEKPQVPPVKHSIPKRRSTINTPLQQLLAAEDLAKSPEPQGSRRPERKEAQQARNQRTCNRVNFADMERESRRKKQQRRVRFCDKINIIYIESVSGACKPVRKSKDSSKICLSTYSERREWTLKGNYMVNDILHHKRTILTWANQWLKHGSVDAVGETDVLMPIPSDFSGFRHYIKTFLPLMRLELLTTIERDYKNSKPTLDLKVIGIYCEKECYHLVARTKAKPIGKFDLYTLSSGPELSETFASLLAQKTVGGSAWDMTFQICVQVPIEKLKNLKQVTARPVVDSLRVESGALSAIHQLYRSPLCRRILMPTEAVKTLQIPTLAEALAYKGFSKLNKDQEDICLSVYERVIDAMNPSLTLVQGPPGTGKSILLSNLSLQCLYGRASVMLDRKILICAHSNTAVDHMVRALSKAHSAMSRNHFHLLRFGLNEKISQHSRKYSLEAHFKKAREDKLKRLTPENIEILKKQHSDLSAEIQQLKQNSNLKSTYLQQQLEQKQKQLLLISQQLNPPLTPREEYDISKTCLKRAHIVCTTLSSCVKLANYVDFFDICIIDEATQCTEPWTLLPMRFGIKHLVLVGDTQQLPAVVLSKKAIDFGLGNSMFDRIQKSLVKQLNMDQPGGNQLVHTKLFKLSLQYRMHPEICRWPNKYFYDDQLVSADLTSKPSPLIPYCVVNLSYTQDTGSSSANRSISNDEEARFVAKLLAEMDKHMPSQRYSYGLISPYSSQCYALSQVIPQHMNLTPQTVDSYQGLEKDVVIISNARTRGCGFLANYQRLNVALTRPKRCLVICGNFDDLQSVDMWRQLLDDARQRKVYFDLKRDEVNDLRNSLMQKLLVKPL, encoded by the exons ATGGCCTGCCGCTGGTACTTGGAGCACGTGACCACACGCGACCGCATCGATCTGAACCACGGGGAGAACTTGATGGGCCGCCACTCCTGCTGCAGGATTTCGTTAGGTCAAAGCTATGATTTTGTGTCCCGAGAGCATGTAAATATTATCGTGAGCGAATCCGGCGTGATAGTACAGGAGATG AACTCCAGGAACGGCGTCTTCATCAATGAGCAGCGGATGAGTGGCGAGTTCAAACGCATGCCGGTCGTGGAGGGCACCATCATCAGCCTGGGAGTGGAAGGTCACTTCACTGACATACCGCGCAGCTATCCCATCTTCCTGCTGCGGAAGGTGGCTACCGAGGCGGAGGAGGTAGTGCTGTTATCCGACGACGATGGGGATACCCTGTCCAATGATGGTAATCTTGCCCAGATTAAACCGGACTTGGGAAAAAAGATGAGTTCCACAGACCAGGAGGGATCCTGTACCAACTTGCACCTGCCGAAGATTCCCGATGTAAAGCAGGAGCTGGTGAGCAAGACCACCGAGGAGATAACAAATATCTTTGGCGAAGCGGATGAGGCTATTCTTGGTGGCGTTATGGATATAAATCCGTATCTGTACAAccagttaaataaaaaatctggAGGCACTGCCTCAACGAGCGCTAAAATCTACGACGGCGACGTAATAGAACTGGATACGGAGCCTGATAAGACGGTGATGCAGCCACCGCCTCCACCAGAGATCATGGAAGTCGTTAACGTCGAGGACGACGAGTACGACGAGCAGTTCGCCATGTCGCAAGCCGTGCTGCAGGAGATGAAGACCGAAATGGCCTCCAGCGATGACGAGGAAGACGTTCTGGCGTTTAAAAACATGGAAGACGAACAGGGACTGGATTCGCCTTCGTCCCAAATAAGCTACGATGAAATCATTATCGAGGAGAGTGACGACGATGATCTGTACGACAAGGTGGCCGACTGGTCCAACAAACTGCTCAGCCAAAGAGCTCCGCAAGCCATCAAAATGTCGCAAGCTTATCCCCAGATAGAGGACTCGGGCTCGGATCAGGAGAATGAATTGCATTTTGAAATAAAGCCTCCGACGAAGTCACTTCGTATCGATAGTTCCAGCGAGGACGAATCCAGCGACGTGGTTTTATGCAGAG CGGACAGCACAACAACAGACCGCAGCTGCAGCGTTCGTATTCAGTCCCCCACTGGTGAAGTGAGCTCCAGCGCCGACGCTGCTCAAAAGATGTCACTGTCGAAGCCCATAGATGAAACCCTTGAAAAAAAAGATGTGCAGGAAAAGCAGGACGACGTTTGGGATTGCGGCGAACAGCCTAAGGAACCTGGAAAAAAGAAGACAGCTCGTGCCTGTGAAGAAATTAAAGAGAAAGCTAAGGAACCCATAAATAATAGGAATAGCTTAACACCAAAAAGAGAGGTTCCAGTTGAAGATGTAACTCCAGTCAATAAGGGTCCAAGTCCTCGGCTACTAAACCGTTCAAAGTCATGTTTTATAGACCAACCGGATAATATTACCAAGACTACTAAGGATGCCCGCGGTCCTGCCATAATCGAGGCTCCATTTATGTCCAAAAATCGCTGCAAGGTTAACAATAAGGAAAAGCAGAGGGTTATCGATCGCCAGCGCTTTGTTGATTACCAAGCCGAAATGACCGCCAAGTGGCACCAGAAACCAAAGGATAAGAAAAAGGACGACCAAGTGATCAAGGAGAAACGACGAGAGGCTTTGAAGAAGCTGTCTGATAAACGCAAAGATGAGGAGAATAGCCCCTCCACCTCGAACGCAAGTAAAAGGAAGAACTGCACCAGTGTGCCCACCATAAGCAACACAAATCGCGGGGAATTCCTTACCAAAGAGATCGATAGAGGACCTCCAGCCAAAATAGCAAAGAAGGTGGAGAAACCCCAAGTACCTCCGGTTAAGCATTCGATTCCCAAGCGACGCTCCACCATTAATACTCCCTTGCAGCAGCTCCTGGCAGCGGAGGATTTAGCCAAAAGTCCAGAGCCACAAGGCTCCCGGCGGCCTGAACGCAAGGAGGCGCAGCAGGCTAGGAATCAGCGGACATGCAATCGCGTTAACTTTGCTGATATGGAACGTGAAAGCAGAAGGAAGAAACAGCAAAGACGCGTTCGTTTCTGTGACAAAATCAACATTATATATATCGAAAGTGTAAGTGGGGCCTGTAAGCCCGTGCGGAAAAGCAAGGATAGCTCGAAGATCTGCCTCAGCACGTACAGCGAACGACGCGAATGGACGCTCAAGGGGAACTACATGGTGAACGACATCCTCCACCACAAGCGTACCATTCTCACGTGGGCCAACCAGTGGCTGAAGCATGGCAGCGTGGACGCTGTAGGGGAAACGGATGTCCTGATGCCCATTCCCTCCGACTTTAGTGGCTTTCGGCACTACATCAA GACTTTTTTGCCACTGATGAGACTGGAGTTACTGACCACCATTGAAAGGGACTACAAAAACTCGAAGCCTACGCTGGATCTCAAGGTTATTGGCATATATTGCGAGAAGGAGTGCTACCACTTAGTGGCCAGAA CTAAGGCCAAACCCATTGGAAAATTCGATCTTTACACTCTGTCCAGTGGCCCCGAACTAAGCGAAACCTTTGCCAGTCTGTTGGCCCAAAAGACTGTCGGCG GCAGCGCTTGGGACATGACCTTTCAAATTTGTGTACAGGTACCCATAGAGAAGTTGAAAAACCTGAAACAGGTAACCGCTCGTCCGGTGGTGGATAGCCTCCGAGTGGAATCGGGAGCTTTGAGCGCTATCCATCAGCTTTACCGTTCGCCGCTCTGCAGGCGAATCCTGATGCCCACTGAGGCAGTGAAAACCTTACAAATACCCACATTGGCGGAGGCGCTCGCCTACAAGGGATTCAGTAAACTTAACAAGGACCAAGAGGACATTTGCCTCAGTGTCTACGAGAGAGTCATCGACGCCATGAACCCAAGTCTGACACTAGTTCAGGGTCCGCCAGGCACTGGGAAATCCATACTTCTGTCGAATCTCAGCCTTCAGTGTCTGTACGGAAGGGCGTCCGTGATGCTGGACCGAAAGATCTTAATTTGTGCTCATTCTAACACGGCCGTGGATCACATGGTAAGGGCTCTAAGTAAAGCCCACTCCGCCATGAGTCGTAACCACTTCCACCTCCTGCGATTCGggttaaatgaaaaaataagcCAACACTCCCGAAAATATTCACTAGAAGCTCACTTTAAAAAGGCCAGGGAGGACAAGCTGAAGCGTCTAACTCCGGAGAACATTGAGATCTTGAAGAAGCAGCACAGCGACCTGAGTGCCGAGATCCAGCAGCTGAAGCAGAACTCAAATCTCAAGTCCACCTACCTTCAGCAGCAGTTGGAACAGAAACAGAAGCAGCTCCTGCTGATCAGCCAACAACTGAATCCGCCGCTGACGCCAAGGGAGGAGTACGACATTTCCAAGACGTGTCTGAAGCGGGCCCACATCGTCTGCACGACGCTCTCCTCGTGCGTCAAGCTGGCTAACTACGTGGACTTCTTCGACATCTGCATCATCGACGAGGCCACACAGTGCACGGAGCCCTGGACGCTTCTGCCCATGAGATTTGGCATAAAACACCTTGTCCTGGTGGGAGATACCCAGCAGCTGCCGGCGGTGGTGCTGTCCAAGAAGGCCATCGACTTCGGCCTGGGCAACTCCATGTTCGACAGGATCCAAAAGAGTCTGGTGAAGCAGCTGAACATGGACCAGCCGGGCGGCAATCAGCTTGTGCACACCAAACTGTTCAAGCTGAGCTTGCAGTACCGCATGCACCCAGAGATCTGCCGGTGGCCCAACAAGTACTTCTACGACGACCAACTGGTGAGTGCGGATCTGACCTCAAAGCCCTCGCCGCTCATCCCCTACTGCGTGGTCAACCTGAGCTACACGCAGGACACTGGTAGCTCCAGTGCAAACAGGAGCATAAGCAACGACGAGGAGGCTCGCTTCGTGGCTAAGTTGCTGGCGGAGATGGACAAGCACATGCCCAGCCAGCGCTACAGCTACGGCCTGATCTCGCCGTACAGCAGTCAGTGCTACGCCCTGAGCCAGGTGATTCCACAGCACATGAACCTGACGCCGCAGACTGTGGACTCGTACCAGGGATTGGAGAAGGACGTGGTCATCATTTCAAATGCACGCACTCGAGGATGTGGTTTTCTCGCCAACTATCAGCGACTCAATGTGGCTCTAACAAGACCGAAGCGATGCCTGGTTATTTGTGGCAACTTTGATGATCTGCAG TCTGTTGACATGTGGCGACAGTTGCTCGATGATGCCCGCCAACGGAAAGTTTACTTCGATTTGAAGCGCGACGAAGTAAATGATTTGCGAAACTCCCTGATGCAGAAGCTCCTCGTGAAACCTTTGTGA